In the genome of Nitrososphaerota archaeon, one region contains:
- a CDS encoding metal ABC transporter permease, with protein MTFSINLLYDLQQMLSYQFMQHAFETGTMIAVVAGVVGYFVVLRRSAFTAHAFSEMGFAGAAGAVVFLSVLGSYAPIVGLLLGSTTGGLAIAALSRRAANRDTQVGIVLAFGLGLGLLFLSLYTGYATEAYSILFGEILGISISNVLLTLVATVGILATVAVVYRPLLFASLDEDVAEAKGMPMLFLGTVFMLLVAVGVSFAVQVTGVLLIFSLMVTPAATAQYLAKRPQRAILISVGISLMATWVGLFVAFYTPYPVSFFITAIVFGLYLLVRLLHQRTAQGKLSSARDGLLG; from the coding sequence ATGACCTTCAGCATCAATCTTCTGTACGACCTTCAGCAGATGTTGAGCTACCAGTTCATGCAGCATGCCTTTGAAACGGGGACGATGATAGCGGTCGTAGCCGGTGTGGTAGGCTATTTTGTGGTGCTGCGTCGTTCTGCGTTCACTGCCCATGCCTTCTCGGAGATGGGTTTCGCTGGTGCGGCCGGGGCCGTCGTGTTCCTGTCCGTGCTCGGGTCATACGCTCCCATCGTCGGGCTTCTTCTGGGGTCGACCACGGGCGGCCTGGCCATTGCCGCACTTTCGCGTCGGGCCGCCAATCGCGACACCCAGGTCGGTATCGTCCTTGCGTTTGGGCTCGGCCTGGGATTGTTGTTCCTCAGCCTGTACACGGGCTACGCGACGGAAGCATATTCGATCCTCTTTGGGGAAATACTGGGCATAAGCATCAGCAACGTCCTGCTGACGCTTGTCGCAACTGTAGGGATCCTGGCAACGGTTGCGGTCGTCTACAGACCGCTTCTCTTTGCTTCGCTGGATGAAGACGTCGCAGAAGCCAAGGGGATGCCCATGCTCTTCCTCGGAACGGTCTTCATGCTCCTCGTCGCCGTGGGAGTGTCCTTCGCAGTCCAGGTGACAGGGGTTCTTCTGATCTTTTCACTCATGGTCACCCCGGCTGCGACGGCCCAGTATCTGGCGAAACGTCCACAGCGAGCTATCCTGATCTCCGTGGGCATTTCTTTGATGGCGACGTGGGTTGGGCTCTTCGTCGCGTTCTACACCCCCTATCCGGTCAGCTTCTTCATCACGGCCATAGTGTTCGGTCTCTACCTGCTGGTCAGGCTCTTGCATCAACGGACTGCACAGGGCAAGCTCTCTTCGGCTAGGGATGGGTTATTAGGATGA
- a CDS encoding ABC transporter ATP-binding protein → MMDEHAVPGTAEARVQPDLITAENLAAGYHDKIVWQGANFSFRRGEFVAIIGPNGAGKTTLFRLLLGLQQPVNGTVKVLREHPKRGNPRIGYVPQRHMIDGDTNIECLELVRLGLSGKKWGFRVFSKDDRDAALAALEAVGAGELAHRSLGALSGGELQRIFLAEALVSNPDILLLDEPLSNLDLRRETDLLHLVNGVVRSRGVTALLIAHNINPLLPHLDKVVYVANGKVATGKPSEILTSESLTKLYGVQVEVLRDPHGNVAIIGVEEHHGDIR, encoded by the coding sequence ATGATGGATGAGCACGCGGTTCCCGGGACCGCCGAAGCCCGAGTACAGCCAGACCTCATAACGGCTGAGAACCTTGCAGCCGGGTATCATGATAAGATTGTTTGGCAAGGCGCTAACTTCTCCTTTCGCCGGGGGGAGTTCGTAGCTATCATCGGCCCCAACGGGGCGGGGAAGACAACTCTCTTCCGCCTCCTCCTCGGACTGCAACAACCCGTCAACGGCACAGTCAAGGTGCTTCGCGAGCATCCAAAGCGCGGCAATCCACGAATAGGCTACGTCCCACAGCGCCACATGATCGACGGCGACACAAACATCGAATGCCTCGAGCTGGTCCGACTGGGACTCTCCGGAAAGAAGTGGGGCTTCCGGGTCTTCTCCAAAGATGACCGCGATGCCGCTCTTGCAGCTCTGGAGGCAGTCGGCGCCGGAGAACTGGCGCACCGCTCCCTCGGAGCTCTCTCTGGAGGGGAGCTGCAACGGATATTCCTTGCCGAGGCACTGGTCAGCAACCCCGACATACTACTTCTCGACGAGCCGCTTTCGAACCTTGACCTAAGGCGCGAAACCGACCTGCTGCACCTGGTCAACGGCGTGGTCCGTTCGCGGGGCGTGACGGCTCTTCTCATCGCCCACAACATCAACCCGCTTCTGCCCCATCTCGACAAGGTTGTCTACGTCGCCAACGGCAAAGTCGCGACTGGGAAGCCATCAGAGATTCTGACTTCTGAGAGTCTGACGAAGTTGTACGGGGTCCAAGTCGAAGTGTTGCGCGACCCTCATGGGAATGTTGCGATTATCGGCGTCGAAGAGCATCATGGAGACATAAGATGA